In Priestia megaterium NBRC 15308 = ATCC 14581, the following proteins share a genomic window:
- a CDS encoding Nramp family divalent metal transporter, giving the protein MKDQNGSKALSAMQLSAQDVLSGKTKGIKRLLPFLGPAFIAAVAYIDPGNFATNIAAGSQYGYMLLWVVLISNLMAVLIQSLSAKLGIATGLNLPEIAQEHFPSFVSFGLWIQGELVIMATDLAEFIGAALGIYLLFHIPLFPAALIAAVGSFAILELQRRGVRLLEAAIAAMVFIVVLAFGTQMFLAHPDGASVVHGLFVPQFHGTDSVLLASGILGATVMPHAIYLHSALTQRRVVGTTESEKKAIFRFEFIDIVIAMIIAGAINASMLIVAAALFFKNGLNVQDLDVAFTQFEHLIGPFAAIAFGVGLLSSGLSSSSVGTMSGDVIMQGFIKRRIPLYLRRFITIIPPLLIIGFGVNPTSALVVSQVILSFGIAFALVPLIMFTSNKKIMGGLVNHKATTTVAWVIAALVICLNIFLIYQTIA; this is encoded by the coding sequence ATGAAAGATCAAAACGGCAGTAAAGCATTATCGGCTATGCAGCTAAGTGCTCAAGACGTATTGTCGGGTAAAACAAAAGGAATTAAGCGATTATTGCCTTTCTTAGGGCCTGCTTTTATCGCAGCGGTTGCTTATATCGACCCAGGTAATTTTGCTACTAACATTGCAGCAGGCTCTCAATACGGATACATGCTGCTTTGGGTTGTATTAATTTCTAACTTAATGGCTGTCTTAATTCAATCGTTATCAGCTAAATTAGGGATTGCAACGGGCTTGAATTTACCCGAGATAGCACAGGAACACTTCCCGTCCTTCGTTTCTTTTGGACTTTGGATCCAAGGAGAATTGGTCATTATGGCGACGGATTTAGCAGAATTTATTGGGGCTGCTCTTGGAATTTATTTATTATTTCATATTCCTTTGTTCCCAGCTGCACTTATCGCAGCGGTAGGTTCTTTTGCTATTTTAGAGTTACAAAGACGAGGTGTTCGACTGCTAGAAGCAGCGATTGCGGCGATGGTTTTTATTGTGGTATTAGCTTTTGGGACTCAAATGTTTCTTGCGCATCCAGACGGCGCAAGTGTTGTCCACGGCTTATTTGTTCCTCAGTTTCACGGAACAGACAGCGTGCTGCTAGCTTCTGGGATTTTAGGTGCTACAGTTATGCCACACGCGATTTATTTGCACTCAGCTCTTACGCAGCGCCGCGTGGTAGGAACTACAGAATCGGAGAAAAAAGCGATTTTCCGCTTTGAATTTATTGATATTGTGATTGCTATGATTATCGCTGGTGCAATTAATGCAAGCATGCTGATTGTCGCAGCCGCTCTATTCTTTAAAAACGGACTAAACGTGCAAGATTTGGACGTGGCTTTTACACAATTTGAACATTTAATTGGTCCCTTTGCAGCTATTGCGTTCGGAGTTGGATTATTATCTTCAGGACTTTCAAGTTCTTCGGTCGGAACAATGTCTGGAGATGTCATCATGCAAGGATTTATTAAACGCAGAATTCCTTTATATCTTCGCCGGTTCATTACAATTATTCCGCCGCTTTTGATTATCGGGTTTGGCGTAAATCCAACAAGTGCACTAGTTGTCAGTCAAGTTATTTTATCGTTCGGAATTGCATTTGCGCTTGTTCCTCTTATCATGTTTACAAGCAACAAAAAAATCATGGGCGGGTTGGTTAATCATAAAGCAACAACTACTGTAGCTTGGGTGATAGCTGCATTAGTCATTTGTTTAAATATCTTTTTGATTTATCAAACGATAGCATAG
- a CDS encoding DUF3231 family protein, giving the protein MDNQKNRLTSSEITSLWAQYIQDTMSVCISKYVLAKVKDSEVYSLFEFTLELAEKHLHVLRDIFKAEKLDLPIGFTDKGVNLDAPPLFTDTFWLVYIHEMTMHGLAGYT; this is encoded by the coding sequence TTGGATAATCAGAAAAATAGATTGACGTCATCAGAAATTACAAGTTTATGGGCACAATACATCCAAGACACCATGTCTGTTTGTATTAGTAAATATGTGTTAGCAAAGGTTAAAGATTCTGAGGTTTATTCTCTTTTTGAATTTACTTTAGAACTGGCTGAAAAACATTTGCACGTGCTTAGAGATATTTTTAAAGCTGAAAAATTAGATTTACCGATTGGCTTTACTGATAAAGGTGTAAATCTAGATGCTCCTCCTTTGTTTACGGACACCTTTTGGTTAGTATATATACACGAAATGACCATGCATGGATTAGCTGGATATACGTGA
- a CDS encoding MarR family winged helix-turn-helix transcriptional regulator, which translates to MESLEEMFGIPTVRTSKRLSRVVAARLRPFGITPEQWTVLKRVSEAEYSTQKQLAERADKDQATLTKILDLLEKQNWIQRVRNPEDRRSFFIQITEDGLRLKTEVTPAVEQVFSELTSQLNEQQVKIYTDTLQKLEYRAEQLLQDAEDLR; encoded by the coding sequence ATGGAATCGTTAGAAGAAATGTTCGGCATTCCCACCGTTCGTACAAGTAAGCGCTTAAGCAGAGTAGTTGCCGCACGCTTGCGCCCTTTTGGGATTACACCAGAACAGTGGACCGTTTTAAAACGCGTATCAGAAGCTGAATATAGTACACAGAAGCAATTAGCTGAGCGAGCAGATAAAGATCAAGCGACGCTGACTAAAATTTTAGATTTACTAGAAAAACAAAATTGGATTCAGCGTGTTAGAAACCCAGAAGATCGCCGCTCGTTTTTTATTCAAATAACAGAAGACGGCCTGCGTTTAAAAACAGAAGTGACGCCTGCTGTAGAACAGGTATTTTCCGAATTAACATCTCAGCTAAACGAGCAGCAGGTAAAGATTTATACCGACACTTTACAAAAACTTGAATACCGCGCCGAACAATTGCTTCAAGACGCAGAAGACCTGCGTTAA
- a CDS encoding TcaA NTF2-like domain-containing protein, with translation MHKKKWTIAFVLLLLMVLTACEEKETVKLSKPTEPSSDEVIPKDQAKPSLPPDLVSEKKAEKTAVETMNKISSTYKELGEEYEWENESNPADYETLKKALTPYATSSLIATKLKSISTNYYCKECNMSFFPDVTHLIRFELINNHAGQFSVSAIEPISKEGSGGLTIYMNFKYVNKHWKLNEWDEVTYHQKYLNITADEYIKYVKSINPSSDISYQGESTRTNEKGEKEEIFVFKENNKTYAISKNSSQRIDDFKEGEKEKEEAEEKDFNLKNIQKVDQETADIFIEHYLRDLTKSINTNKFEHVQPYIQRDSVLWNDQKQLVKMLYERDIREELVDYSVLDVESVSEEENEAVYTIQTKEVISITTNGQSQEKEYYRTYTVSYSNKQLHLTKIESL, from the coding sequence ATGCATAAAAAAAAATGGACGATTGCATTCGTTCTACTGCTGCTAATGGTTTTGACGGCCTGTGAAGAAAAAGAAACAGTTAAGTTATCCAAACCAACCGAACCTTCCTCAGATGAAGTGATCCCAAAAGATCAAGCTAAGCCATCTCTTCCGCCTGATCTTGTATCAGAAAAAAAAGCAGAAAAAACTGCGGTTGAGACGATGAACAAAATTTCAAGTACCTATAAAGAATTAGGCGAAGAGTACGAATGGGAAAATGAATCTAACCCTGCTGATTATGAAACGCTAAAAAAAGCGTTAACGCCATACGCAACTTCATCTTTAATTGCAACAAAGCTAAAAAGTATTTCTACTAATTATTACTGCAAAGAATGCAATATGAGCTTTTTTCCTGATGTAACTCATCTTATTCGATTTGAACTTATTAACAATCACGCTGGACAATTTTCGGTCTCGGCTATTGAGCCAATTAGTAAAGAAGGAAGCGGCGGACTGACCATTTACATGAATTTTAAATACGTTAATAAGCACTGGAAATTAAACGAATGGGATGAAGTTACCTATCATCAAAAATACCTCAACATTACGGCCGATGAATATATCAAATACGTAAAGTCAATTAATCCTTCTAGTGATATTTCGTATCAAGGTGAATCTACCCGCACAAATGAAAAAGGCGAAAAGGAAGAAATCTTCGTTTTCAAAGAGAATAATAAAACGTATGCCATCAGCAAAAATAGTTCTCAGCGAATCGACGATTTTAAAGAAGGTGAAAAAGAAAAAGAAGAGGCGGAAGAAAAAGATTTTAATTTAAAAAACATCCAAAAAGTTGACCAAGAAACAGCGGATATTTTCATTGAACATTATTTACGAGATTTAACAAAGTCCATTAACACGAATAAATTTGAACACGTACAGCCTTATATCCAGCGGGATAGTGTTTTGTGGAATGATCAAAAGCAGCTTGTGAAAATGCTGTACGAAAGAGACATTCGAGAAGAACTCGTTGATTATTCGGTATTAGACGTGGAATCTGTGAGTGAAGAAGAGAACGAAGCGGTCTATACAATTCAAACGAAAGAAGTCATTTCAATTACAACGAACGGTCAAAGTCAGGAAAAAGAGTATTATCGAACCTATACCGTTTCCTACAGCAATAAACAGCTGCACCTGACTAAAATTGAATCACTTTAA
- a CDS encoding HAD family hydrolase codes for MIKAVFFDLDDTLLWDQKSVKEAFVATCTYASEKYNLKPEKLEEAVRKEARELYASYETYEFTQMIGINPFEGLWGNFLDDHDEFRKMKDIVPTYRKEAWTRGLRALGIHDDAFGAELAERFPLERRKTPFVYEETFEVLDQLKGKYKLLLLTNGSPDLQNTKLDITSELVPYFDEIVISGAFGRGKPDPSIFDHALSLMDLKKDEVIMVGDNLMTDILGSSRVGMKSVWINRHDKERNEVIPTYEITHLSELHSILDELNS; via the coding sequence ATGATTAAAGCGGTATTTTTCGACTTAGATGACACGCTACTTTGGGATCAAAAAAGCGTAAAAGAAGCATTCGTTGCAACATGTACATATGCAAGTGAGAAATATAATTTAAAACCTGAAAAACTAGAAGAAGCGGTGCGTAAGGAAGCAAGAGAATTATATGCTTCGTATGAAACCTATGAGTTTACGCAAATGATTGGCATTAATCCATTTGAAGGATTATGGGGAAATTTTTTAGACGATCATGATGAATTCCGCAAAATGAAAGATATTGTTCCTACTTATCGCAAAGAAGCTTGGACTCGAGGTCTTCGTGCCCTAGGAATTCACGATGATGCTTTTGGAGCAGAGCTAGCTGAGCGTTTTCCGTTAGAGCGCCGCAAAACACCTTTTGTATACGAAGAAACGTTTGAAGTGCTTGATCAATTAAAAGGAAAGTACAAGCTGCTGCTGTTAACAAACGGTTCACCTGACTTACAAAATACCAAATTGGATATTACATCAGAACTAGTTCCATATTTTGATGAGATTGTGATTTCAGGTGCATTTGGCCGCGGTAAACCTGATCCGTCTATTTTCGACCATGCTTTATCACTTATGGATTTAAAGAAAGATGAAGTGATTATGGTTGGAGATAATTTAATGACAGATATACTGGGTTCTTCTCGCGTTGGAATGAAATCTGTATGGATTAATCGTCACGATAAAGAGCGAAATGAAGTTATTCCTACTTATGAAATTACCCATTTAAGTGAACTGCATTCAATTTTAGATGAACTAAATTCATAA
- the eat gene encoding ethanolamine permease gives MALQKQLKPIHLWAISVGMVISGQYFGWNYGFEQGGIIGLAIATLIVTLFYTTFMFSYAELSTSIPQAGGPSAYARRALGPFGGYIAGIACLLEFIFAPPAIAVSTGAYLHFLIPAVNPVYATVGAFIFFVLLNLIGVKEVAVIELTATIVALIGLSIFYVAGLPHVQTSNIFNDHSFINGPTGILAAIPFAVWFYLAIEGGAMAAEEVENPKKNIPKGFIGAIITLATATLFTLFVTAGLGGGSGKLADYPLPQALSSVYGNGISTVVAIIGLFGLIASLNGIIMGFSRQTYALARDGYFPKFLAKTNKKGVPVGGLLIPGAIGVICAGSATFANALIILSVFGAMMMYCISLVSLFILRKKEPNLSRPFKVNYPVVPSIALVLGILCLYSIIKYSVLTTNLMLFGVSLPLIYVILGIFLLSIIYYVFYGSRQLKKEAANSYQEASIK, from the coding sequence ATGGCGTTACAAAAACAATTAAAACCTATTCATTTATGGGCTATTTCAGTGGGCATGGTTATTTCAGGACAATACTTTGGGTGGAATTACGGGTTTGAACAAGGCGGGATTATTGGGCTTGCAATTGCAACCTTAATTGTAACTTTGTTTTACACAACGTTTATGTTCAGTTATGCAGAGCTTTCAACATCTATCCCGCAAGCTGGTGGACCTTCAGCCTATGCAAGAAGAGCACTTGGACCTTTTGGGGGATATATCGCAGGAATTGCCTGCTTGCTTGAATTTATTTTTGCTCCTCCTGCTATTGCCGTATCAACAGGAGCATACCTGCATTTTCTCATTCCAGCCGTTAACCCTGTATACGCAACGGTAGGTGCCTTTATTTTCTTTGTTTTATTAAATTTAATCGGGGTAAAAGAAGTAGCGGTGATTGAGCTTACAGCTACCATTGTTGCACTAATTGGTTTATCTATTTTTTATGTAGCTGGTTTGCCTCATGTACAAACATCAAATATTTTTAATGATCATTCATTTATTAACGGGCCAACAGGGATACTAGCAGCTATTCCATTCGCTGTTTGGTTTTATCTGGCAATAGAAGGCGGAGCAATGGCAGCGGAAGAAGTGGAAAATCCTAAGAAAAACATTCCTAAAGGATTTATTGGAGCGATTATTACTCTAGCAACCGCAACGTTGTTTACACTATTTGTAACAGCAGGACTTGGCGGAGGAAGCGGGAAGCTAGCTGATTATCCACTTCCACAGGCGCTGTCTTCTGTATACGGAAACGGCATTTCAACCGTTGTTGCTATTATCGGGCTATTCGGCTTGATTGCTAGCTTAAATGGAATCATCATGGGATTTTCAAGACAAACCTATGCGCTTGCACGAGATGGTTACTTCCCTAAATTTCTTGCTAAAACGAATAAAAAAGGAGTTCCTGTCGGCGGTTTGTTGATTCCGGGAGCAATCGGCGTGATTTGTGCAGGATCTGCAACGTTTGCCAATGCACTTATTATCTTATCCGTGTTCGGAGCAATGATGATGTACTGCATCAGTTTAGTTTCTCTTTTTATTTTACGCAAAAAAGAACCTAACCTATCCCGTCCTTTTAAAGTGAACTACCCAGTCGTGCCAAGCATTGCCTTAGTATTAGGGATTCTGTGCTTGTACAGCATCATAAAATACAGTGTTCTTACAACAAATTTAATGCTGTTTGGCGTTTCTCTACCTTTAATTTATGTGATTCTTGGAATTTTCCTTCTTTCAATTATTTACTATGTCTTTTATGGCTCTAGACAGCTCAAAAAAGAAGCAGCCAATTCATATCAAGAAGCATCCATTAAATAG
- a CDS encoding TcaA NTF2-like domain-containing protein — protein MMNKRNTIIITVVSSILLSACQQEETLKDGNTMIVEKDAKKVLNEPKTQVESIQSIDLNKEAMSGKFITAWMTDYFSAFGKAVDQNSFDDLKAFLKADSSFYKEQNLLVENFTRQGIEQKKQTFHIVNWYEEPNHVFKIQTHEESLLKQPGKDPYTKICDRLYTAVYQNDTLKLSSVEPFDFSSKPNASTETPTTQTTDLHDYDGKWTTGNDNGSPIIQFLATSNSEATIKINSYQPPSKIRVSTVEQKNIRFENNQAAIEYENDGQGNKGTIVITLKENSISLLAKTDQNKKAKWGIPSGDYVLDTFEN, from the coding sequence ATGATGAACAAACGTAATACAATCATTATCACGGTTGTTTCATCTATTCTGTTATCAGCCTGTCAGCAAGAAGAAACATTAAAAGACGGAAATACAATGATAGTAGAAAAAGATGCAAAAAAAGTACTAAACGAACCAAAAACACAGGTAGAAAGCATTCAATCGATTGATTTAAATAAAGAAGCAATGAGCGGGAAATTTATTACAGCCTGGATGACTGATTACTTTTCAGCGTTTGGAAAAGCAGTGGATCAAAACTCTTTTGATGATTTAAAAGCTTTTTTGAAAGCGGACAGTTCTTTTTATAAAGAGCAAAACCTTCTTGTTGAAAATTTCACACGCCAAGGCATCGAGCAGAAGAAGCAAACGTTTCATATTGTCAATTGGTATGAAGAACCTAACCATGTGTTCAAAATACAAACCCACGAGGAAAGCTTATTAAAACAGCCGGGTAAAGATCCTTATACTAAAATTTGTGACCGCCTTTATACAGCCGTTTATCAAAACGATACGTTAAAGTTATCGAGTGTAGAACCATTTGACTTTTCATCTAAACCAAATGCAAGCACTGAAACTCCCACTACACAAACAACAGATTTACACGACTACGATGGAAAATGGACCACTGGCAATGATAACGGATCTCCTATCATTCAATTTCTTGCTACATCAAACTCGGAAGCAACGATTAAAATAAATTCGTACCAGCCACCTAGCAAAATCCGCGTGTCAACCGTTGAACAAAAAAATATTCGCTTCGAAAATAACCAAGCAGCCATTGAATATGAAAATGATGGACAAGGAAATAAAGGAACCATTGTCATTACGCTCAAAGAAAATTCCATTTCATTACTTGCTAAAACAGATCAAAATAAAAAGGCAAAGTGGGGAATTCCAAGCGGTGATTACGTGCTCGATACGTTTGAGAATTAA
- a CDS encoding tyrosine-type recombinase/integrase, translating into MEEFELSPVKNSFRQLKEQWEEAELLDEDNNLNLKHVSDEEFIQLFFSMRIIKKSLSPHTIRSYNQDMKTILSFFYEREITLKSIGFMEVKLFNEEMMNQYANRTAARKLEFFRRMLEFGHVTHFYPSLYTTWIEKPSIAKGHYSDKEKQNRTEYRELTDLEAQVIVNALESVVRIRQHEKEFKARNRLMGMLLYMSGMRSSELLSLNWGSFREDRRGNLVVDVIGKGKKERTIPVFDDVKETLFTYRQALNESTELSPFDTDPLFYSIKEYYRTGEKKRLSYTTLYRTIKSAVYKVKGNASISPHWFRHTFITNSLANDVPLAVVKQVVGHSSIATTNVYLEKLQEDTVYDAFRKSGYR; encoded by the coding sequence ATGGAAGAATTTGAATTGTCGCCTGTGAAAAATTCGTTTCGCCAGCTAAAAGAGCAGTGGGAAGAGGCAGAGCTATTAGATGAAGATAACAATTTGAATTTGAAGCACGTTTCAGATGAAGAGTTTATTCAGCTCTTTTTTTCAATGCGGATTATCAAAAAATCACTTTCTCCTCATACGATCAGATCTTACAATCAAGACATGAAAACGATTCTGTCTTTTTTCTACGAACGAGAGATTACATTAAAATCGATTGGATTTATGGAAGTCAAATTATTTAATGAAGAAATGATGAATCAATATGCCAATCGCACCGCTGCAAGAAAGCTAGAATTTTTTAGAAGAATGCTAGAGTTTGGACACGTTACTCATTTTTATCCTTCGCTGTATACGACGTGGATTGAAAAACCATCTATTGCAAAAGGACATTACAGCGACAAGGAAAAACAAAATCGCACCGAGTACCGAGAGCTAACCGACCTGGAAGCCCAGGTGATTGTAAATGCGTTAGAATCAGTCGTGCGCATTCGTCAGCATGAAAAGGAATTCAAAGCGCGCAATCGCTTAATGGGAATGCTTTTGTATATGAGTGGAATGCGTTCAAGTGAACTGCTGAGTTTAAATTGGGGAAGCTTCCGCGAAGACCGCCGCGGAAATTTGGTTGTAGATGTGATTGGTAAAGGAAAAAAAGAACGAACGATTCCTGTGTTTGATGATGTGAAAGAAACGCTTTTCACTTACCGGCAAGCGTTAAATGAAAGCACTGAACTAAGTCCTTTTGACACCGACCCGCTTTTTTACTCCATTAAAGAGTACTATCGTACCGGCGAAAAGAAGCGATTATCCTATACAACGTTGTATCGAACGATTAAATCAGCTGTTTATAAAGTAAAAGGAAACGCGTCTATTTCTCCTCATTGGTTTCGTCATACCTTTATTACAAACAGTTTAGCTAATGACGTTCCGCTTGCGGTTGTGAAGCAAGTAGTAGGGCATTCTTCTATTGCTACAACGAACGTTTATCTTGAAAAACTTCAAGAAGATACGGTATACGACGCGTTTCGAAAATCGGGTTATCGCTAA
- a CDS encoding DUF3231 family protein, whose product MRTAIKNINIFSSLLQQENLQSPRLMDAEITNSDVAPFSDKLMVFHAGFLFHLATTYYAAAMITSMRIDIAGHCDASILRNLKTISSFGRIMIKKGWIEKLPRADDRKELS is encoded by the coding sequence TTGCGCACAGCCATTAAGAATATAAACATTTTTTCTTCCTTACTTCAACAAGAAAACCTGCAGTCTCCACGCTTGATGGATGCTGAAATTACAAATTCTGACGTAGCCCCTTTTTCTGATAAACTAATGGTATTTCATGCAGGATTTTTGTTTCATTTAGCTACTACATATTATGCTGCAGCTATGATAACTAGTATGAGAATAGACATAGCCGGACATTGTGATGCTTCTATTTTAAGGAATTTAAAAACCATCTCTTCCTTTGGGCGAATAATGATCAAAAAGGGATGGATCGAAAAACTGCCAAGAGCAGATGATCGGAAAGAATTATCTTGA
- the eutC gene encoding ethanolamine ammonia-lyase subunit EutC, translated as MIPKSNRDPLETLKQFTPARIGVGRTGTRPLTKDVLSFRTDHAAAVDSVYGVVAEDILAEFNLFSVNTRVESKEHYLKRPDQGRLLADNAKKEIFKNCVRQPDVQVVVSDGLSAKAIEENISDVYPALIDSLQSYGLHIGTSFFVKGGRVACMDEIGEIIKPKALVLLIGERPGLVSAESMSAYMCYEPSKGKKESDRMVISNIHKRGTPPIEAAAHIGTMIDKMIKQQTSGVHLIV; from the coding sequence ATGATACCAAAGTCAAATCGCGATCCGCTTGAAACACTTAAACAATTTACCCCTGCCCGCATAGGTGTCGGCCGTACAGGAACAAGGCCGCTAACAAAAGACGTTTTATCTTTTCGCACGGATCATGCTGCAGCCGTAGACTCTGTATATGGAGTAGTTGCAGAAGATATTTTAGCCGAGTTTAACCTTTTCTCTGTGAATACACGCGTGGAGTCAAAAGAACATTATTTAAAACGGCCGGATCAAGGAAGGTTATTAGCAGATAACGCTAAGAAAGAAATTTTTAAAAACTGCGTGCGGCAGCCTGATGTACAAGTAGTAGTCTCAGATGGACTGAGTGCCAAGGCAATCGAAGAAAACATAAGCGACGTGTATCCAGCTTTAATTGACTCCCTGCAATCATATGGACTTCATATCGGGACTTCATTTTTTGTAAAAGGGGGACGGGTTGCGTGTATGGATGAAATTGGCGAGATCATAAAGCCAAAAGCACTTGTGCTATTGATTGGAGAGCGACCTGGACTGGTCAGTGCTGAATCAATGAGTGCTTACATGTGCTATGAACCCAGTAAAGGCAAAAAAGAGTCTGATCGTATGGTCATTTCTAATATTCATAAAAGAGGGACGCCTCCTATTGAGGCAGCCGCACATATCGGTACCATGATTGACAAAATGATTAAGCAGCAAACAAGCGGTGTACATCTTATTGTCTAA
- a CDS encoding PD-(D/E)XK nuclease family protein, with amino-acid sequence MNSLFQITDFPEFSWSYSRHKMVTECKRKYAYHYYVSHNGWLDSASAQSQSAYRLKKVSTLSMYAGQAVRQVITEAISDYTSTQIVPDEQNLTEKAQQLLNNALRDSTDYGELWYHKPAQYKMLLEFYENGYISKKDLKDMQKRVHICIHHFLQSKSFGDIVSSPFLEVEPHQSFRSINVYDHKVYAPFHSLFKNPVTDEFTIVDWKTSKQTKDDLFQLAIYALYVLAEYNISVDQIKVRNEYLLSGSARTYQLTLHEIEAVLQQVDTSIDYMKNFLEDSEVNQPLSLEHFPQTDTPASCHGCAFKELCQTG; translated from the coding sequence GTGAATAGCTTGTTTCAAATCACTGATTTCCCTGAATTTTCATGGTCATACTCCAGGCATAAAATGGTCACAGAGTGCAAACGAAAGTATGCATATCATTATTATGTCTCACATAACGGATGGCTTGACAGCGCTTCTGCTCAGTCTCAGAGCGCTTATCGTCTAAAAAAGGTTTCCACTTTATCTATGTACGCCGGACAAGCCGTTCGTCAAGTGATTACAGAGGCCATTTCTGACTATACCTCTACACAGATTGTCCCGGATGAACAGAACTTAACGGAGAAAGCGCAGCAGCTACTAAATAACGCACTGCGTGATTCTACTGACTATGGAGAGCTTTGGTATCATAAGCCCGCTCAGTATAAGATGCTTTTAGAATTCTACGAAAACGGCTATATTTCTAAAAAAGATCTTAAAGACATGCAAAAACGGGTACACATTTGTATACATCACTTTTTACAAAGTAAATCGTTTGGCGACATCGTATCTTCACCTTTTTTAGAAGTGGAGCCTCATCAGTCATTTCGTTCTATAAATGTGTATGATCATAAAGTATATGCGCCTTTTCATTCTCTTTTTAAAAATCCAGTCACAGACGAATTTACGATTGTTGACTGGAAAACAAGTAAACAAACAAAAGATGATTTGTTTCAACTGGCGATATACGCCCTCTACGTGCTAGCCGAATATAATATTTCCGTTGATCAGATAAAAGTCCGAAACGAATACTTGCTTTCAGGTAGTGCGCGTACGTATCAGCTTACTCTTCATGAAATTGAAGCTGTTCTTCAGCAAGTTGATACAAGTATTGATTATATGAAAAATTTTTTGGAAGACTCAGAGGTAAATCAGCCTCTTTCGCTTGAGCATTTCCCTCAAACAGATACGCCTGCCTCCTGTCACGGCTGTGCATTTAAAGAATTGTGCCAAACGGGATAA